AAACAACGAAAGtagtataatatttgaaagtggTGTACTTTTTAATGTGTCAATGCGAATTTAGTAGATACACGTTACTTACAAATGCTGAAAAATATCGGAGCTATGATCTGTCAATTTTTGGGCAAAATGAATGACGGTAAAAGCGTAAAGTACAGAAGTAACTACAGCACATAATGATGCCAACAACTCCTCCATGTCGTTTCTGGTTGACATTGCTTTCGCAAACTGAGACAAAAGAAGGATTTGTCAATCAACGATAATTGTCAACCAACCGAATTTCGTCCAAGCGTGTGATACTCACTTGAAAGAGAGCAAGAACGAACGTAATCAGACCGAAAATGCAAAAAACGTTGTACAATGGCATTATCTTTAGTTGTATAAAATCGACATAactttaaaaaaggaaatatttgttacttttaGATTGTTCTGGAATTAAGaacgaatgaaataataacTTGTGTGAATTAATTGTGCGAATTGGAAAAACTAatgttagaaaaattgaaaaagaaagaacaccAATTCTCGACAAATTATTCTGCCTtcaaaattttgtttgaaatgaTATTGGAATACTAACTCCTTGATTGTTGTGTGTAATTTCACAATCGAGATTATTTGTTTGTGAACTATCATACCCCTTTGCGCAGGAGAGACTCCTGGTATGTTTGAAACATATATGTGATTTATGCGGTAGCTGCGAAACAACGTACAGTGAATAAAAAACTATAAGAAATTACGAGTATAATCAATTAAtagcttaattaaaaataattcgcgcaattttcattcatgtaagaaaataattagttttatGATACTAAACGTTGTGATAATGACTGCACAAGTGTAATGTATATCATTGACTTTGATATTTATTCCAAGTAAACGTATtatctttaatattaaaatcaataaGTATAATATGTCGGTAATAACGCGGTTACTTGATttccccaatactttaatgTAAAAGGTAATTCGTAAGATGAACTAGGATGAAGTGATTTCACGTTATCATCACGATAACATCAACGCCTGATAAAAGATAGTTTTCGATACAGATATTGGATACAGTCCAAAACAAATTCAAtctttttgcaataaatactGATAAATGacaattatagaaaaatattgatcCCAGATAAGgtgatatatatattgtattctaATTATTCTAGTTATTATTCGTTTAATATGGAAACAAATATGTGCAATATCGACAACAAAGAAATAATGGTTCATGTTTCAGTGTGTTAATTACGTTGTTAAATTTCCTTAccaaacaatttttaacattccacaaatatgatatattattgcCATGGAATTTACTTCAGTGACGAAAACACTTAGTGCCCCAAAACCAATAGTAACATTCATGTAAATAGCTATGTAGTAGAAAAATTTTTCCTGatcaacaaaatattcaatcaTCACTGGCAGAACCCGTGGACGTGTGTAATTCATaggaattaaaaaatccaaGATATCATTACTGAATGTTTTCAAGAAGAATGTTAGAATCGGTGGACCAAGGATCACTGTAACAATGTTtctgattaaaatatttgcattaaCATTCAAGAACAAAGTGCAGATAACTATTGTAAACGTTGCTAAAAAATCCATCcaatttatatcgtttaaaaagtaaaacgtaaaaagtaaataaagtaaaacaattttttatttaatatcttctaTTCAAACGATTTTggtctttatttttgtttcttatttatttattctattctttattctattacttatataatattatataatattatatcatttatatattatatataatattattctattcATCTACTATTCGATACATTGATCAGTGTTGAAATTTTCAGACGAAGATGAATAgcatttttttaaagaaaaaatacttgTTATAGCTAATATGTCCAAGCGTTCGATCGTTGTCATCGTATAAACCGAATTTACATATGCGCGTACAAATCGATATGGACCTGCAGACTTAGTTGTTACATGCCCATAAAGAAAATCAATATTAGTACAGACGatattattcttaattatcAGAATGAATGAAACTGGatttcttttacaaaaaaaaaaaaaaaaacaaatttagaaataataaaataataaataactgaTAATGAGTAAGAATATTTTGTCaacattgaaaaattcttGCCCGAAACTGAAAGTAGTTCAGCCAGTATTGTAGAACGGCGAGTTTCTACTTACGTGCAAAACCGATTGATAGTAATTTCATGGTTTTAGTGTATTCGTGAATAATTCGCAGCTCTGCttcattttttaacgaattccAATCGTATGTAATTCTTTGGAACATCCATTTTACCTGTGTTTGTGAAGTACACAGTTTTGTATCATAAGATGCCGTTTTAAATCAAAAGTTTGTTTAAAATGTACTTTCGGTCAAAAATCTACTTCATTCGAATACAAAAGCGGATAAGCGATACTGGTCATAACTATTTTACTAAACTTACGTCATTAATGTAATAGAGATATCCGATGTACCTGACGACGAAAATGCAGGAATACGCGATAcaggaaattattttccatcTCAGTGCCGTACTCAATTTTGCCGTTATCAATTTCACCAACTGCGATACAAATACATTCTTTATACACTTCATTCTGACAGTTTGtcataaaattgaagaataaGAATTCCACtttatcgtaaaattatatttcacgaaatacggagaaaaaggaaaccaCGCAATAAATTACAGTCAAACAATCGCAAGAATGGTACTAATTGAAACAAATACCTGACCGAATACGCCgaataataagagaaaaacgaCGAGAACATTCAATAATTTCGTATATATCGTACGACTGAATGGCCAAAGACCAATGGCAGATATAAGGATTCGATTGAGACTGTAATACTGACTTCCTGCGAAGTTGTCCATTTTTTGAAAGTTCGAACGCGTCTGCGGCTGAACAGATTAGGTTCTTcccttttctcttctcctaATCAAATATTCtgcaatttctttatttttcgaatattttccatattttctaGACAGCtgtgaatataaaaaaataataacggTGGAGTTCTGAGTGACAAGTGATGGACAGTAGCTATAGCTTAATAGTAGCTATAAGTTAATAAGGAGGGTGAGGGTCAATTATGGTAATTTCATGGTGCGTACGTTGCAAGCCAGTAAGGGTAGTTTGCACAGTATTTTTAAACTGTAGGAAAATAAGGATttcttttccatattttttcaCCGTCACGCaagttttttattattaatgccTATTGGTGTATAGTTTGTTCTGAACTTGGGGTTGATTATACGTGGCACAACAAACTTTATAAGGTTCGTGGAGTTCATAGAGAAAGGACGTTCCGAGGATGCTAATACATTCTTATGCTAGAAAATTCTAAATGTGGTTTCACTATCTGCTGCGAGGATATTCTGACGTGTCGGTGttctttatttacatttctgtaaagattttttaatatatatacagaaaataattgcaaaaaaaaGACGTACAATGTAATCTCGTAATGTGTGAAATTACCGATTTTGAAGCTAATTTTCTATGATTCccttttcgataaatatttttatttctgtctgGGGAAGTGATTGTAAGATGTGATGATAACAGTGATATTTGGTACGTGGAATTTGTGAATCGTTAAATATCAATGCATGCAACGTTAATTTATACATCAACATTAATTTGTTGTACCTGAGATAAGTGGATATATTATCTTGATTTTATTCTTGCGAATGTTATTCTTCAAgtaatcttttatttccattttgtgCTCATTTTGTGAAATCTTTCAGCTTCAAGTCTTACAGCGGAGGAACCTTCCCCGCAATATTATATTCACAAGAGGCAAGTAACAGACAgcaattgtattttaaatgaCGTTCATGGAAAGAGGTAACATTTTTTGCTTGATtcgtaattgtaattatatttctctGTCGAGAGATATTTTGTTATCTctaaattttctttcctccttgTTTTATATATCTCTTTTATAATTAGAACTATactaaattatatgtatatataccgCTTGTGCAAAAGCTAAGAATCATTTAatctatttaatatatatcggCCACTTTACGTAGTAGCTGCGTATATATGTAATACTGTACCTACTTCAATGTTTCATTGGAAAGTAAACTAAATTATTCCCTTTTACAGCAGCGTAaacacaatttttaaaataacctATGAAACTGTATATAGAGTATGTTAATTCTACGTGACTGTATTATCATAGTATTTTATCGACGCATTATCCGCTGCTTCGTTAACATGCAAGGCAGTTACGAAGCAACAGGTAATAACAATACGCTCCAGTGGATTCAGTAACGGAAGCTATAAGTGaaaaagttgattatagttTCCTGGTTCGAAAAATAGATGCTTTCTTTAATGAACATTCATAAACAGTGTGCATAACAGCGGCACGATGAAAAGGCTGCGTTAatgaaagttttattaatCTTGTGAGTTACCAACTGGTGTACGTTCTATAGTTTTTGCGACTGCTCGCAATTTATACCCTTTTTACTTCAAGTTTTCGTTATTTCATCGACATAggttctattaaaatatattttatgatatctGCGAACCTGTGAAAGATATTCAAAAGTCATCGAAATCAGGTGGTAGTTAACCTTTTTGCAGTTTCATCGAGATCTTTATACTATCAAATCAACTTGCAAAAAATTTGCGAAAATCGAAGCTGACCAATTTTGCTGTTCCTCTGTGAGtggcgaaaaaaaaaaaaaaaaccaaaaAAAGAACGTTGTTCCACAGCGCGCACGTGTTGTAAAGTTGCAAGCAACGGCTGCGCAACGACTAGAACGTACATGCGTGTTCGCCTTGTTGGTCACGCGAGGAACAAAGAAGGGgcatgtattttttaaaacgtttagAGCGTTTGTTACAGTTAACTACATACACGCTCGATTGAATCATATGTCATCGTagaaatacaatttctttcgCACGTACATTCGATACTGCGTACGGAGAACAGACACTAACATTATTGTGCTTGTAGGTATAATCCATAAATGGTTATCGATTTGTAACGTTACCCCCATAGCCCCATGCAATCGATGTTGCCCCCCGTTCAGTGCAGTCTATATTATCTAATATAACCAATTGACTCGAATACAACGAGAAACCTCTTAGAAATGTATGAAAGTCAAACAATATGAATtaagaaactgaaaataacAATGAGCTGTACCAAAATGTTCATTTTCGTCGTGACAAATGCTGCTAACTGACGTTCAAAAAGAATCTTGATCTTTAGAATCTGAACTTTAACAATTTGATGTGAAGCTGAAAGACAACGATTCTATCTTTTTTGCtttacgattatatttcatttaacacAAAGAAACAATGTATAGTATACTGAATAGGTTGCGGACAAACAACCAGAAGAATTGTAACGATTAAATGAAATACCTGGACGATTGTGCCagtcaataaaattaaaatgacgAAAGTCCGTGCATATCGTACGACGAAGCGGTCAAATACCCAAGGCGAGCATAGTAATTCGATGGATGTTATATAGTGATGACTGTCTGCGTAGTCCATCCCTTGGAAAAGCTCAAACACTTCTACGATTTCCGGTAGACAAAACATTCTATCATCtgttcgttcctttttttctaaCAAAATATTCTCGCGAAAAGATAAAATCCTCGACGTTCCGGAGTGTCAAGCAACGACTATAGCTTAATAACGGGTCAATTATGACATTCTCATACCACGCTCCTTGCAAGCAGTGAAACATAGTCTATAGAACGTATTTAACCCTTTTGCTTCGAGCGCCGCATATAGGCAGCGACCACGCGACGACTCCAGAGTCCGGCACCCCATGTATCCGGTATCCAAATGATGCATATTAAAGTGCTATTTGTagtcaataatatattttttcgttatcgGCAGAACATTTTCTGTTGATTTTATTGCAATATTGGATTAATCACTTCTTAAAGTTACTCGTTGTTGAAACAACATGAGAACGTTTCacgcaatatatttcaaacgtcCAAACGATCGCATACTGTTTCATGCtaaaaaatctattaaatCCGTTGACTTTAAGACTTGGGAAAACGTATATACAGCAACCACTAGTATTTCTGGCGCGCGTTTCCGTTCAGTGACAGTACTTCGGCGGACTGGACTGCCGAAGCGAAAGGGTTAAGTTTTACGAAAACAATTCAATTTCGAGAGAACAGCGAGACACTCTTTTTCATAATTCTCTTGTCGTTCCTTCGTAagtcttttattattaataagatACTTAGTATGTGTTGGTGTTCGTCTGTGAACTTAGGGTTGAATCAAGGCAATGCATCGGGTTTCATTCACTTCGTGAACTTCATCCCgaaagaataaagaatatcgtttttttttttataaagagTTTATACCAAAGAATTCTGTTAAATGtgatttcattattatttgacGATACTGTGACGTTTGATGTTTAGCATTTGCGTTtctgtatacattttttaacgcGTCTAAATCAATGCTACTAATTTCTATCAGTTAGGTATTACATCTACGGACGAGAAACGACTGTCACTTTATGGACATCATCACCATGAAATATGAAACTGACTTTCTCAAGATCTGAAAAATAGATTTCAAGGACAGCGATAATGACGGTATTGCCTCGACACGAAAGGACGATTTATGAAATTTGGCAAACGTTGTACCGTTGAAACTCCTTCCATCGAGGCACTGTAGAAACCGAAGAAACTGCAAGTGAAACTGTCGATGCTCCTTATCATGATTATCAATAACAGTTTCTGTAAAGGTACGGATGCTTCGTACCAGCTGGTGTTGTATCtgtgaatttgtaatagtaaTGTAAGatagtaatttaaataatttcttatattgtttcgttgttattgattgaatttttttaatatttttgaagctCACATGATTGTAACAATGTTATTCGCGGCATCTGAAGTAAGCTGTATCATATAATTGAGTAAGACCATGCATATTAGCAAGCAGCTGAGAAAAACTAGGTGGATAATCGTTTCTTCGATGTTTCTGTATAGAAATGCTGATTGAATGAACTGAAAAACGTGTTTCTTTtgtagaaagaaaatgatttcgtatatataatacaatcgAATAAGAAAACAGTGGTAATAGATGTTTCAAATacacttttaaaaaatttcattcaattttgaaatatctgGAAGAATGAACGAAATTTTCGAGTGTCACTCTTTTAGCAAATCGATGATATATTCTATCAATGGTTggatctttcattttctaagTATGGTCCTTATCTTCTATTAATGATTAGTAAGAACAGTATGTTACTCACGAGAAACAAATTAATGCTCAGAGATATGGTAACGAATAGAAGGAAAGTACCATAAGAAGGCTTGTATCTGTCTCGTAAATTGTATGCGTACCTttagtaacaaataaaaacgATTGGACAGAAAATTGTAAGTATAAGAATCGTGACCAGACATATAAAGGTAGGAAAATACTAACTTCATTGCTCTTCTGTGTGCATTTATCACGTTCTCTATGTTTCTTTTGCTATttctgttcaaatattttcgcgaGACGTGTGATTGAACACAATCTTCGAAAACTGCTTTCTTAATATGATAACTGCAAATTATGAACGATAACTTATCTTTAAGCAGATGATCAAacttataaaaaatagaagaaatacaacataaatatcaaaaatataaagcaCATTGTGGAACTTAGAGAATAATGCAAATCTCAGTGTTTCATTTTCagtttttcgtaaaaatttcaatttgctcAAACATCTGTAGCCTAGTAATAAGAATACCAGTAATGATTgaacataattttctttttcagtcGGATTTACTAACAAGCAAACTGcaatttatactttttctctttgataattaatttcttaattttaccTCACGACCCCAAATAAACTGCAAGCGTGTTGGAGCCACGTTACCATTAAAGTCTCTATTCCGGCTAATATAGTAGCATCCAGGATTAACAAGAAATACTGATGCGACGTAATGAAAAAGGAATATTTCTTCTCATCGACGAAGTATTCCATCGTCATTGGAAATTTATACTCGCAAGTTACGTTCGTGGATACAATTATACACAGAATATAGCTAAACATGTGGCATGTTATTGAGATAAACACTCCTAGGTATATTAATGCTGTAACAAATTTGCAATCGAGTAGAGTTACACATTATTTTGTGTTTTATCGTTTCGTATTAATTTCTTACCTATTAATACCGCTGAATAACGCTTTCCTATTGCAgcgtatttctttaaaatcttaAGAGGCTCGCCTTGATTCATCTTCCAGTCGTATTTCACTTGTTCCATTAATTCCGTAACCTGGATAACCGTAACACTAATTTAACTGGTTCGTTACCAACACTACCAACTCTAcaggtttcttttttttttttttttaaattgtactgatcaattgtattttttctagatttctcaatttcattaGTAGCGTACGCGATTAATGTTGAATTCTTGAAAAGCAAACAATTTACTTGCGTAATTATATGTTTGACCCGACTCtgcttcatttttatttatagagtCGCCTTAAATTAATCGTGTATTCTAAAAGAATTCTAAAAATCAAGCAGAGTTACATCGGATacattgtacaaatatttgacgCCGATCTTCCTGAAAGTTGTCATATTCCAAGAAGAATATATCGTATTATCACCTAAGTCTATTGTACGAAAACacgagaaattaaagataatacGTTGTGAATTACAATTCTTGAGACTCACTACGTTGATTTGATACCAGAACATGCTGTATCTAAGTACCACGTACAAGTACAGTATGATAGGCAACAGTCTGTTCGATAGGACATATAGAGTAAATTCTGCGGTTTTGAGAGCAAGCAGCTGAAAATAACGAAAGTTACACATAAACATTGAAGTttctcttttaaataaaaatttcataaaataaaatataattatcatttaaaacgtttatgttgttcaataaatttatggaaaatagtgtttattaattaaaaaaaaatatatatatataataataaataaaatataaaatttagaaaatttagaaatttatacaatctatttcttaataatttatagaaactttttaacACGCTGTGGTCCAGTTAAAAGATTTCACAAGTTAACTTTCATCAGTTTAGTTAAGAATTTCCATTAGAATTTGTCCCATTATTCcatgataatatttataaaaaatacagtCAGTCttcaatgtattatataaattaaaaaataggaaTTAAATCTTTAAACTTTAACCATACATTAATTAGTTTTGATACTGAGATAccttaaattttaaatcactGTTACACAGAAAAGTAGAAACGACGTAACAAGAATTATACCTGGGGAATTATaatagagagagaaataaagcagatgatattattataaagcCATCTAAACTTCGTATTGTTGTACGGCCACAGTCCTACCCACGATAGCAAGAAAATGCTACGTTTATAAAAGGCTGTCGGTTCAACCATCGTGTGCAAGGATTGAAACACTATTGACTATATTTGCACCCCATTTCGATCTTCTTCCTACAAATTTTCGCAAATATTATGAAACTTTGTCTTCTTGCAGTCAAATGAGTGACATAATCTACAATTTAaagattaattattcatacTTAAACGCTGCGctatcgatcgattcgatacCCCCTTGCGACTATGTAAAGTGTATTATTAAGGAAATTATACGTTACTGAAAAGGGgaagtttcataattttcttttatgtttCTCACGAGCTTTTGTCACAGGGGTCTGCGTTAGAAATATACCCGAGACCTTTTCAGTCTCTTTTACCTGgtcgaagagaaaagaagtgGGAATCATTTTTCTATGGTGTTTGTTATTGGATACGCTTCAGTTAGGAAGGATCAGAAAGGAATTATATTCGTTGACATAAACAAATAGTACGATACTTttcgtttattcgtttattctcATTTTTCATTGAGATATCACGtagtttataataattttcttcctgCTTTTTGGCATATAattatcgttttaatatttgctgcatctatttttgtttattgCCTTTTaccgatattttattattccgtTCTATTCGATTGAAAAATGAGAATGTGCACCAAATGTGAGTACCGCTATTAACTAAATTATACGTCGTAAAGAAAGAGATTAGTCTGAggtgaaaatatttctcgagCATGTTCGATCTGTTTTCTTTGTTGTGTGTCAAGCGTTCAAAACATTTctttgaagaaatatttctatccTTTTGTAGCTACATAtcattatatcatattttatacatcattttaaatttaaggGTCTTCCTTTTCCATATATCAcctcaatttcttttttttacttttacatgCAGAAACTTTGCATTTTTTTAAGGATTCAGAAATATGACATGTTAAGTATCAGACATTTGATGTGTTACAACGTAGCAGAATTTGCTTTGTGCGTCAGTGAGTACTTTCACAGAAATATGTCGTTGAAATGATAGAATACCTTGGATTAAATTTGCTCGTTACAGTGCAAAGTTAATTAAATCCTTTGTTTCGAAAATACacgtaaaagtataatataaggATAAGGAAGGATCTAATTAAGAATTCATGAACATGTGCAATTTTCCACAACAAATTTAATTGTccgataaaaaattacttacgatgaattatttaatttaacattcaTTTTAACacaattatttcaatacaATTTTCGGTTACACGCTACTTCGTCGTTGATGAAAGTCCCATTACTGTGTCGATGATATCATCATAAAATACGATATCGATGTTTTTAACAACTAAAAGTTTAAGTAAACCATAAACCACGTTGCATTCAAACAACAAGAGagcgttatttaaaaaataacatacCGATAGAAAACCATTCAGTGTTCCATCATAGAAACCGAAGATATTGaataagaatggtttgttgctTCTCAACATGATATTTAAAACCAATTTTTGAGTTGTTAAAGAAGTTTCATACCAGTTGGTGTGAAATctagaaacattaaaaaatagtaaCATTCAACGTTTCTTCTAAATTTAGTTATTAAATTCGTCACCAAAAAATGAAATGCTTACATTATTGTGTGAAGATTGTTGGAATAATCCAATAATTGTTGACACATATTATTTACGTAGAACATAAACGTTAATTGGCAAATGATAAATAAGCAATTGGTAATCGTTTCCTCGATTTCGGACAAAAGAAGCAAGGACTGCGATAACTGGGAAATAAGTAAAACGACGTCGGATCCTAGTATTCCATAATTTAATGGTACAagaatattcttattattgcaattggattaataataaaaaatataaaatttctgctAGAAATTTACGAAGTTGTGCAGCTTCAGAGACCatgaaaaacgaacgaaagattGTTGTGCAAAAGATAGAAGTTTATGCACTACTCacacaaaataaattaattcctAGGGAACTGATAACGCAAACAAGAATCACGCCATATGTTAATACGTTATTATCTTGCAACTCTTGAAAAAATCTATGAGAACGGAACTAATTAATAATCTTACAACAATGGTACAAATGAGTATAAGGTGATACTGACTGTACTGCTCTACTCTGAGCGAATACGACTTCTGCTATGTCCCATTTAGTTCTACGATCGAAATGATTTTTTGCGTTTCTGAGAGTGACTTTTCTTACGTAATAACTGGAAATTTAAGTAATATAAACAGCAATTAAAACACGTAAGAAATGTAAACTTTTGTATAATGTGCATATTCtcgtatatataatttatagaacaGATGAAGTCTTtgtacaaaaaaattaattaactagTGCAAGACGGAATTTTCACCTGTTGAAACATTCATAatataactaaaaaaaaaaaagcagatCATATCGTAAATTAGtgcaaaatagaaaattagtaAAGCgacgataatattttaaaaatcttattGTAAATcagttaaagaaatattttctttcgtattaaTATATGTGTTCTGTTGCTTCCAAATAAAACACTGATTACTACTGATGTTTCGAGCCACCTCAAACAGGTAAACAGTGCACTGGACAGTTAATTATTGTTCGTTATACCTCGTAACTTTGCACAAGCTAACAGCATGTTGTAGCCACATAATCGCTAAGGATTCTGTTCCCAAAAAAATAGTTAGAAAAATCACTGCCGACAAGTACGAATGTAGAACTGCGAGCAAAAAGCATTTTTCTTCGAGCATTAGATATTCCGTAGCTATGTAAAATCTTGTGAAACAAATTTGTTTCGATGTTATACTTTCATCTTGAATACAGATCAACAGGGGGTACAGTATTACGAAGgttaatgataaatataaaattactgtaacatatacataaaattataaagtttggaatttattgtttcatacGTTCAATTCTTTAACGTTTCTAAATACGTTAATTCGTTACGGTcaattcatgaaaatatgtttcttacacGAAAGTCGTATCCCGTAACGTCTTCCTTTAGAAGCATGATCCTTCATAATTTGAAGTACCtcgtcatttttcgtttccaggtcctcttttattttatccatCATTTTCTTGGCCTATATTTACGTTCGTTTTTGCAAAATGT
The DNA window shown above is from Bombus fervidus isolate BK054 chromosome 8, iyBomFerv1, whole genome shotgun sequence and carries:
- the LOC139989636 gene encoding uncharacterized protein, which gives rise to MDNFAGSQYYSLNRILISAIGLWPFSRTIYTKLLNVLVVFLLLFGVFGQTASYDTKLCTSQTQVKWMFQRITYDWNSLKNEAELRIIHEYTKTMKLLSIGFALILGPPILTFFLKTFSNDILDFLIPMNYTRPRVLPVMIEYFVDQEKFFYYIAIYMNVTIGFGALSVFVTEVNSMAIIYHICGMLKIVCYRINHIYVSNIPGVSPAQRGMIVHKQIISIVKLHTTIKDYVDFIQLKIMPLYNVFCIFGLITFVLALFQFAKAMSTRNDMEELLASLCAVVTSVLYAFTVIHFAQKLTDHSSDIFQHLYNIKWYDLPVVEQKVVLFLMRNSLKDLTFIIGGVIVASHDMFTMYVQTAFSYFMVVYSFD